GAATACCGATCCACCAACATGGTATTGTGTACTTTGTTTCTTATCCTATTATTCTCTTCTTTCCAATCATTTATGCTCATTTCTATGTGACTATTCCTCCTTTTGTCGGGTGATCTTTCTCTGCTTATAATTTTGATAACCATGTTTACTGGCGCAGATGGACGATCTGAAAACTTTCcgacaatggagaagcagaactcCTGGTCACCCAGAAAATTTTGAAACACCTGGCGTTGAAGTCACCACAGGTTGCCAGCTGAAACATTTTAAATTTTGCTTTGCCTTCTTCTGATACTTAAATTGATATCTAAACTTTTCTGATGCCATGTAGGTCCTCTTGGGCAGGGTTTTGCAAATGCTGTTGGACTAGCACTTGCTGAGAAACATCTAGCTTCACGTTTCAACAAGACTGACATGAAAGTCGTGGACCATTACACGTAAATTACTAGCCACTTGCATTATAATTGGAATTACTTTCGTGATGCACAATTTGTGATGTTGGTAATATGGTGTTGCTACTCGGTGCTCTTACCTAGGTATGTTATACTTGGGGATGGTTGCCAAATGGAAGGTGTTTCGAATGAAGCGGCCTCTCTTGCTGGTCACTGGGGCCTTGGAAAATTGATAGCTTTTTATGATGACAACCACATATCAATTGATGGTAATACAGATATTGCATTCACTGAAGATGTGCTTGCACGATATGAGGCACTAGGGTGGCATACAATCTGGGTGAAGAATGGCAACACTGGGTATGATGACATACGTACTGCAATAAACGAAGCCAAGGGAGTTAAAGACAAGCCAACTCTTATCAAGGTAACTGGCAGTCTGGTATTAATGTTGTTTTATTTATTCATTTACTTGTCATTTTGGTGCTACTTCATGAGATAAATGGCACATTATAGGTGACTACCACTATTGGTTTTGGATCTCCGAACAAGGCCAACACATATAGTGTTCATGGTAACGCTTTAGGTTCAAAAGAGGTAGAGGCAactagaagcaaccttggctggtTTCATGAGCCTTTCCATGTTCCAGATGAGGTGAAGAGGTATGTTTCATTCAGCAATGATGTCATTGCTAAACCCATGCTGCGCTGTAAGAGAAAACTACTATAATTAGGTAATTGAGTTCACTTTCGGGCATGTTTGGATGCCCATGTATCCTCCATCCAATCCATGGGTTTTGGAGTGATTTAGTGTGAAATTTAGTTTATCACTTCAACACACATGGATTAAGGGGGATACATGTAAGAACCATCTGCACCCATGCTTTGTTTCTTCCCAAATGAAATTGTGAAGATCTTGTATGCATATGTTTGGAATGTTTTTTTTTCTGTACAAGTTCTTAAATGTTTGGTCTGGTTGGAGTAAAATATTTAATGGTTCTTGTTACACGTATGATGTGATTTGTTAAAAATATTTATGCTCAGAGTAAAGAGTAAATTAATGTATTTAAACTCAATACGTTCTGCACACAAGTGTAATTACATAACTTATCAATCGCAGGCACTGgagtcgccatatcgatgagggtGCTTCACTTGAAGCTGAATGGAATGCCAGGTTTGTAGAATATGAAAAGAAATACAACCAGGAGGCTGCTGAGTTAAAGAGCATAATTTCAGGGGAACTGGCTTCTGGGTGGGAAAATGCTCTTCGAGTTAGTGCTCTTCTGAACGTCTAGTGTCATGTGCAATCAGTATTCTGTTATCCATGCGAATGATAGATAATATTTCATTGTCTCGTTGCAGAACTACACTCCTGAAATGTCTCCTGATGCTACTAGGAACTTATCTCAGCAGTGCTTGAATGCACTTGCCAAAGTAATACCTGGATTTCTTGGAGGTAGTTCGGATCTCGCAACGTCAAACATGACACTGCTTAAGAAGTTTGGTGACTTCCAGAGGGATACTCCTGAAGAGAGAAACATTCGCTTCGGTGTGCGAGAGCATGCTATGGGTGCCATTTCGAATGGCATCGCTGTTCACAGCCCTGGTCTGATACCTTATTGTGCAACGTTCTTTGTCTTCACCGACTATATGAGAGCTTCCATCCGCCTTTCAGCCTTAAGCGAATCTGGGGTGATCTTCGTGATGACTCACGACTCCGTTGGCCTCGGGGAAGATGGGCCAACCCATCAGCCTGTTGAGCATTTATTCAGCCTCCGAGCAATGCCTAACATCTTAATGCTTCGTCCAGCTGATGGAAACGAGACATCGGGGGCCTATAAGATTGCAGTTCTTAACAGGAAAAGGCCCTCAGTCATTGCCCTCTCACGGCAGAAGCTCCCGCAGCTGAGAGGAACATCGGTCGATGCTGTTTCTAAAGGAGGGTATATTGTCTCCGATGACTCATCAGGCAACAAACCTGATTTCATTCTCATTGGCACTGGTTCAGAGCTTGAGATCGCAGAAAATGCAGCAGGCGAGCTGCGGAAGAAGGGGAGGACCGTACGAGTGGTTTCACTAGTTTGCTGGGAGCTATTTGAGGAGCAGCCTGAGGAGTACAAGGAAAGTGTTCTCCCGAGTGAGGTTACTTCTAGGATTAGCATTGAGGCAGGGGTCACATTTGGATGGGAGAAGTATATTGGACAGAAAGGCAAAGCTATTGGTATCGACCGTTTTGGTGCAAGTGCTCCTGCGGGGAAAATATACAAGGAACTTGGTTTGACAGTGGAACACGTCATTGCAGCAGCCGAGGCCCTGTAAATGGTCGTCACATTACTGAAACACATAGTTTGATAGGTATATGGTGCCACTGGGTTGAAGGCTTGAAGCACTATTTATGGTCATATGTAAGTATCTGAACTTCTAAGGATCTTTACGAGCTGCAAGTTGCATGTTCACCTAATGATGTGTAGCTTGTCAGGCAAATTTGCGCTTTGCTCCGATGCTCCTATACATTCAGACTCTAAGAACCTGAAGCCAGGTCCTGGTCACCAAATTAGTCGTAATAATAAAAATTATCCTtcttagggctgatttggtgattagGGATCCATGGGAGGAATCCCCTtgcaattcaattttgaatagcaagagaATTTCTTCCCCTCGGGATCcccggtcaccaaatcagccttTAATGAGAACGTCCAGTTGCACGTTCTTGAATAAATAAAATGCTGGTGATATTAtcatatctatactatacttaaagcaccagtttcaacggtcgtcatgcatcattttttataaataacccctcacagctatttcaaattaatccgttgCACGTCTATAAATGTCAAACGACGCCTaacacgggctagatgcacgcgggccacaactatggcacaggcaCGTCATGTCGGCCTGTAACTGTGTCGGGCCAAACCGTTAGCCCGttgatccatttaattaaatcagcgtaacgacgcccgatacgggctagatgcacgtgggccacaactatggcacaggcacgtcataccggcctgctaactgtgtcgagCCATCTCGTTAGCCCGTTAATCTATTTAATTAAAtcaacgtaaaatgttaaaaaacggagcaggaggtggggttcgaacctatgccctgatggaagaagggcgggagacacgGGATGAAactatctaaccagtagaacatcacgctaagatgtttttaatattgaatataaattgtatataggtatatatgtttttttctaaaataaaaaataattgtgtcgggctgggccagcactacgggctgaGGCTATaacccaagcacggcacgacgttctttgctcttgcaagcattaggtcgtttctgagaccacattgacgctgttgggggccttcggcttccgaaggtcctcaaaaacgtggtttgacaatgttttctaagtatacgagcaggtatcttcggaatcgggaatcaggttgcgggtatacagaagcacggtcaagacgaagcttgactgggacggcgatcatgacgaaggttaagatgatcacgaagctatatgcaAAAGAGCTTCGGTATCACGgcgggaaggggaaaccgacttaaagatgaaaagccaaactagacctcgaagaattactatagggttattgataaatgtaaagggcattattgtaattttgcatgggctgcgacccgtgcctataaataggtgaacagtatctctgtactgttcacgctgacttggcattcacttttgcgtcacgcctgtattatTTTCCTTCAagacgaaggtacatttataatttatcTTTGTTCAAGCAAGTAATAAGaatagaaatagattaataataatgtctaTAGAAATTATGTctctttctatattttgtttgaatgttctccatttttCTTATCATTATCattatcatgaaggtatgtctttcatgaccttcgtcctaaattcgttatatccgaagggaaataatgatttgaaggacgaaggacttttgatatttaacattttatgttgccttgttcttgattcatagcatttgagaacaagtctccaacattggtgcccacctccggtgaactcacttccattttttgagtcttgagcactttcggcaagcatcacctttgtcatgccgccgaaaaaagcttcagcaacagggggctggtactttacagccactggatcccaatcaggacgtcctttctcttagagaggcccgaagccagaagaggaaggctgttagtccaacacctccggaggatgacctggaccaggagatccaaaacctggagatccttcagcaacaggtgcagcgcaagaaggagaagatggctcgtctagctgatcttcagagacagatagacgaagcttctgaagaggttcgtcatcttgttcaagatgatcagagccgaaggcctccacgcagagagctccatcaggaaggctttcacaatgaggacgactggtatgaagatttccatcatggaaactttgcttttgatgatgcttctcctctctcaacagaattgcaggctacaccatggccccagtcttacaagccaccccagctccccatgtatgacggttatacagacccgaagcaattcctgatgagctatgaagcaactatatcttcgtatggtggcaatacggcagtcatggcaaaatcttttgtcatgaccgtcaagagtgttgctcagacctggtactcttctcttcggccagggacaatcacttcttggcagaagttgaaggatatgctgataactagcttccaggggtttgagacgaagccagttactgctcaagctttatttcaatgtacccaggaccacgaagaatacctccaggcgtacgtccgaaggtttctacgtctgagggcacaagcgccaacagtgcccaatgaaattgtcattgaggccatgattaaggggcttcggccgggaccttcagcgcagtactttgccagaaagccaccacaagcgttggagaagctgctccaaaagatggatgaatacattcgagctgacaatgactttcgccaaagaagggaggaagcattcaggttctctgaaatgaccaggggcttcggaggaagatttcacccgaggcacgttaggtcaattcataactctgctcaaactgatgatcgagggagtcagcagcaaaggccacaatactcttcacaagcttcgggccagcagcaaatttcttttcggccgccagcgccaagaggcagaggcgctaggggcttcgggggaaggtttggagatcagccaaggaaaatttattgcctattctgtggtgaagataagggccataccaccaggatgtgtcacgttaccatccagaaacagaaggagatagcagaagcagctgcgcaacaaagtcagccgaagcaggtcatgcatactgcttcgtatcattcgccttatattccagaatatgtaggcaaccaccccgcagcttctgtcgcttcggcgagccaaccccaagcatcctgGCAGCATCCTCCACCACCGTcgccgacgcagcgaggacagcagccaggagggagtcagcacaatcaccttcagagggatttcagagaggagtccgaagctcgcacagtcaacagcactgtgccagagtcgaagcacatttattgatgaaTATCCTACTTCAATAGCAGTTCTTTCGCAttcttacattcagtattacctttttgttagtaaggaacaattatgaggagtttaagtgtcttttatcgtttttcgatttcttgtaacactttcgtctagtaccataataaaaatatgtcttttccataggcttgatttgccgaagcatacaaatttatggtggcatgaaggacctttgtgtTATCAAACATTTGTCCTAATGGACATAGTACAAATTcctcgaaacagtaaaaagtcgctcctaagggaacgcagagtaagttttctgaaactgcagcgaaaaataaacgttgattccgccgaaagtaaaaggcgaagaagctcctaaggaaggcttacagcgaaaaataaacgctgattccgccgaaagtaaaaggcgaagaagctcctaagggaggcttacagcgaaaaataaacgctgattccgctgaaagtaaaaggcgaagaagctcctaagggaggcttacagcgaaaagtcagcgctgagataaaaagtgtgtgtgctctattacagggatatgtatctgcggcacaaatatcattttgcataacataacatcatcacatcattctgcataacataagcatcatacagcatattgcatgtggaacaagaaggggatacagtgttagtcttcggagaatattttggaaaagagaaaatcgtgctaaggcaccagacaaatcgagatgaagtgtagccTCATCAGAGATgtaacacaaaacttttttatagcttcggagaatatttcacgaagcttggacatttttcatcggggaagtaagcaaattcttgtgatatagaaaggattttcttcacgaagcatgaaaagaaggaaaggtgttttttcgccgaaggctcaaaaaatggtatgtatgcaaaatttcatgcatcataaagaattaaacttatagattatatattacattcaaggttacaatatattacacatgttacgtttTAAATGTTTCTACAGTAACATTCAATCCTCCttaagcactatttctgcagcttcattcaatagctggtcgacaaccttgtccataatggcttcggccatttttctaatttcatcgtcccccttcgggtgggggcccggagatgcctcagcaggttctgaggaaagagaagatacggctatattactattacaaaccgcgaacaaagtctggaattagAAATTACAGCATaacaaaaaccactaattaatacctatttgcccttcgggctctgtacttttctcggcagcttccgctacttttctagcttcgtggatgcctttttcactcttttgaataatttcttgcgccaattctcggccgccattatcccagatatcggtgatgaatttcccgccgaccatgcttgcttcgggtgaggggtctttaatgtcttcagtagacaaggtagcttcggactgcgctaaattcctctccaaaacagcagcaatccctctagcacccgaaaaagcgcagatgtcgccgcggc
This portion of the Zea mays cultivar B73 chromosome 2, Zm-B73-REFERENCE-NAM-5.0, whole genome shotgun sequence genome encodes:
- the LOC103646666 gene encoding transketolase, chloroplastic-like, translating into MGCAPLGHVLFDEFLRFNPKNPAWFDRDRFVLSAGHGCMIQYALLHLAGYNGVKMDDLKTFRQWRSRTPGHPENFETPGVEVTTGPLGQGFANAVGLALAEKHLASRFNKTDMKVVDHYTYVILGDGCQMEGVSNEAASLAGHWGLGKLIAFYDDNHISIDGNTDIAFTEDVLARYEALGWHTIWVKNGNTGYDDIRTAINEAKGVKDKPTLIKVTTTIGFGSPNKANTYSVHGNALGSKEVEATRSNLGWFHEPFHVPDEVKRHWSRHIDEGASLEAEWNARFVEYEKKYNQEAAELKSIISGELASGWENALRNYTPEMSPDATRNLSQQCLNALAKVIPGFLGGSSDLATSNMTLLKKFGDFQRDTPEERNIRFGVREHAMGAISNGIAVHSPGLIPYCATFFVFTDYMRASIRLSALSESGVIFVMTHDSVGLGEDGPTHQPVEHLFSLRAMPNILMLRPADGNETSGAYKIAVLNRKRPSVIALSRQKLPQLRGTSVDAVSKGGYIVSDDSSGNKPDFILIGTGSELEIAENAAGELRKKGRTVRVVSLVCWELFEEQPEEYKESVLPSEVTSRISIEAGVTFGWEKYIGQKGKAIGIDRFGASAPAGKIYKELGLTVEHVIAAAEAL